Proteins from one Meriones unguiculatus strain TT.TT164.6M chromosome 10, Bangor_MerUng_6.1, whole genome shotgun sequence genomic window:
- the Rhou gene encoding rho-related GTP-binding protein RhoU, with the protein MAPQHGRPAPPARREPPAAPPVPPRRERGGRGARGPGAAGGRGRAGGTEGRGVKCVLVGDGAVGKTSLVVSYTTNGYPTEYIPTAFDNFSAVVSVDGRPVRLQLCDTAGQDEFDKLRPLCYTNADIFLLCFSVVSPTSFQNVSEKWVPEIRCHCPKAPIILVGTQSDLREDVKVLIELDKCKEKPVPEEAARLCAEEIKAASYIECSALTQKNLKEVFDAAIVAGIRHSDSQQQPKKSKSRTPEKVRDLSKSWWRKYCCLA; encoded by the exons ATGGCCCCGCAGCACGGCCGGCCCGCGCCGCCCGCCCGCCGCGAGCCGCCGGCGGCGCCCCCGGTTCCGCCTCGCCGGGAGCGCGGGGGGCGCGGGGCGCGCGGGCCCGGGGCGGCCGGGGGCCGGGGGCGCGCGGGCGGCACCGAGGGGCGCGGCGTCAAGTGCGTGCTGGTCGGCGACGGCGCGGTGGGCAAGACCAGCCTGGTGGTCAGCTACACCACCAACGGCTACCCCACGGAGTACATCCCCACGGCCTTCGACAACTTCTCGG CTGTGGTGTCAGTGGACGGCCGGCCTGTGAGACTCCAGCTCTGTGACACGGCAGGACAG GACGAGTTTGACAAGCTGCGGCCGCTCTGCTACACCAACGCAGACATCTTCCTGCTGTGCTTCAGCGTGGTCAGCCCCACCTCCTTCCAGAACGTCAGTGAGAAGTGGGTCCCCGAGATTCGCTGTCACTGCCCGAAGGCCCCCATCATCCTGGTCGGGACACAGTCAGACCTCAGAGAAGACGTCAAAGTGCTCATTGAACTGGACAAGTGCAAAGAGAAGCCAGTGCCCGAGGAGGCGGCCAGGCTGTGCGCAGAGGAGATCAAAGCCGCCTCCTACATCGAATGCTCAGCTTTGACACAGAAGAACCTCAAGGAGGTGTTTGATGCCGCCATCGTCGCTGGCATCCGGCACTCGGACTCCCAGCAACAGCCAAAGAAGTCTAAGAGCAGGACCCCAGAGAAGGTGCGGGACCTGTCCAAGTCCTGGTGGAGAAAGTACTGCTGCTTGGCCTGA